The window GTTGGCGCTGACGTAGAGCGCCACCTGTACACCGGGCCACCGGCCGGCATGGACGAGCACGAAGTAGGCGCCGATGAGTACGGTGCCGGCGGCCAGGCACAACTGCCAGGCGGCCACACGACGGGAGGTCATCGCACCAGGTTGCTCACCCGCGGGTGCCGGCCGGCTGTGGTTCGGGTGCGATCGGGGTGCCGGTGTCGGCGGGCCGCCGGCCGAAGACGAACAGCCGCTGGACGGCGAATCCGGCGAGGAACAACGCGACCTCGGTGACGACCTTGCCGACGGCCAGCGAGCCGGTCGCGGCGGTAAGCCATTCGAGCAGTGCCACGTTGGCGGTCAGCGAGGCGACCGCGAGGGCGGCGTAGCGGGGCGCGGCCTGCCGGTGCGGGGTACGGCCGGCACCACCGAAGACGGCGGTCCGGTTGACCGTGTAGTTGAGGGTGGCGCTGATCAGCCGGGCGACGACCGCCGAGGTGACGAGCTGACCGGTCCACGAGACGAGGACGGCGAGCAGGGCGGCGTCGACGGCGAACGCGAGCAGGGACGACCCGGCGAACGCGAACAGCGGCCCGTAGATGCGTGCCGAGTCGATGATCGGCCGGAAGTGCGAGGAGCTGTTGCCGTCCAGATAGACGGTGGCGATGCCGACCTCCTCGACCGGCAGGCGTTCGCGGGCGGCGCGGAGCAGCAGTTTCAGCTCGTACTCGAATCGGTCGCCGGGCACCCGGCCGAGCCAGCCGAGCATCCGCGACGGATAGCCGCGCAGCCCGGTCTGGGTGTCGGTGACGGCGAGGCCGGTGATCATCCGGAACAGGATCCGGGTGGCGGCGTTGCCGTACCGGCTGCGGGCCGGGACCGGCCCGGTGAACCGGCGGACGCCGAGGACCATGGCCGCCGGTGAGGTGCTGAGCCGCTCGGCGACCGCCTCGATGTCCTCGACCCGATGCTGGCCGTCGCTGTCCGCGCAGACCACGTCCGCGCCCGGCCGGCGGGCGGCGATGTGCGCGAATCCGGTCTTCAGGGCGAAACCCTTTCCCCGGTTGGTGGTCAGGGTGATCACTTCGGCGCCGGCGAGGCGGGCCTCTTCGAAAATCTGGCGGTACGGGGCACCCGAGCCGTCGTCGACGATGAGGATGCGATGGCGGCCCAGCCGTTCCACGAGACGAACCAGGCGCTGGTCGGGCTGGTAGGCCGGGATGAGCACGATCATCGTCATCACCCGGCCACGTAGAGGATGTCGCTGGTGCCGCGCTCCTGGCCCTTGCCGAGCGGGTTGTTGACGAGCTTGTCCTGGAAGATCATCGCCGAGCTGCCGCCACCGTCCAGGTTGTACGCCACCTGTGCCCCGAGTCCGGTGAAGATCTCCGCGAACTCGGGCATGGTCACGCCCCGGCTGTATCCCTTGCTGCGCCCGTCGACGACCACGAACAGCAGGTGGTTGGTGTCGACGATGCCGATCCCGGTGCGCGGCTGCTGCCCCTGGATGGAGTGGTTGCCGAAGTTGGTGTCCACCTCGATCTGGTCGATCCCGGAGATCACCTGACCGTCCTGGACGAGCCCGGGCCCGAACGACAGCGTGTTCCACACCCCGGCCTCGATCAGCTCGTCGGCGCTGGTCGTCGTCTCGTCGTAGAGCTTCATCGACCCGTCGGCGTAGAGGGCCAGCCCCTGCCGGGCACCGGAGTCCCGGAACTTGACCCCGTTGCGGATGACGATGCCGGTGTCCCGGAACCCGTAGTAGTCGCCGTTGATGGCCAGGACCGCGTTCACCGAGGCGGCGATCTCCGACGGGTTCGCGATGATGTTCTCACCGAACTGGTCGTCAGCGAACGCCGACTTGACGATCGTCGCGTCGGTGACCTGCACGTCGGCCACGTAGTAGGTGACCTTGTCGGTGCCCGTACCGGTCGCCACGTTCTTGATCTTGATGGTGGCGGTGTCGCTGGAGTAGCTGCTGGCGGTCGCCGTGCCGGTGCTGTCCGCCTCGGCCGCGACCACGTTCTGGGCGGCCAGCTGGGAGGCGCCGGAGACCTCGACGTGGTCGAGGACGTAGCGGTCGAGGGCCCAGGCGCTACCGCCGCCGGCGGCGGCGAGCAGGCCCAGTCCACCGGCGAGCAGGCCGCGGCGGCTGATCCGGCGGGGTTGCGGGGGTGCGGGGTTCGTCGTCACGCATTGCAGTCAACCGGCGGATCTTGTGGACCTGCTGTGCCCGGCCCATGGGTGAATCGTGAGTTACAGCCGGGCCAGGTGTTCGCGAAGGATCTCCGGTGTCCGGCTGGGCAGCTCCGCCTCGATGAACAGTCGGCCGATCGCCGCCGCATACCTGTCCACCTCCTCGCGCCGCTCCAGATAGAGGCCGCTGGTGAGGTGTTCGATGTAGACGACGTCGGGCAGTTTCTCGTGTGGGAACCGCAGGATGCTGAACGCCTGCCCGGCGGCCGCGTGCCCGCCCTTGGCGAACGGCATGACCTGCAACCGGACCCGCGGCGACTCACAGATCGCCAACAGATACTCGATCTGCTCGCGGAGCACCTCGGGACCGCCGATCGGCCGGCGCAGCACCGCCTCGTCGAGGACCGCCCACAGCCGGGGCGCATCCGGCCGCTGGAGCACCTGCTTGCGGGCCATCCGGAGCTGGGCGCGCCGGGTGATCTCCTCCGGCCCGCCGTCCTCGTGGCCGAGTTTGATCACGGCCCGCGCATACGCGTCGGTCTGTAGCAGGCCCGGCACGAACTGGATCTCGTAGGTGCGGATCAGCTCGGCCGCCTGCTCCAGGTCCAGATAGTTCTGGAACCAGGTGTCCAGCACGTCGCCGAACGCCTGCCACCAGCTCGGCGCGTTGGCCTCGCGCATCATCGCCAGCACCCGGCGGTGCTCGGCCGGGTCCTCGACGCCGTAGAGTTTCAGCAGGTCGGTGACGTCACGTTCCTTGAAGCTGACCCGGCCCAGCTCCATTCGGCTGATCTTCGACTCGCTGGCCCGGATCGTGTAGCCGGCCTGGTCGCGGGTGAGTCCCTTGGCCCGTCGCAGGGCGCGCAGATGCCCGCCGAGCTGCAGCCGGCGCACCGTCGCCCCGCTGTTGTGGCTGAGGCCGTTCTCGTCGTTGTCGGTCACTTCGTCGGGCACTTTATCGACACCTCGGACCTCTTCGAGAGTCCTGTGTGGATCCTGGGTTGGCGATCCGCATCAGCATACTCACGACCGTGCCGGTTCCGCGCCGGAGGTCAACTCGAAGAGCGACGGTCCGGTCACAAAAGCGGCGCCCGGAACCGTTGCCGGTTCCGGGCGCCGCATCGGGGGTGAGAGGTGGTCAGCGGCCTCCGCGACGGCCCTGGCCGCCGCCGGCCGGGGCCTGCCCGGCGGTCACCGTGGCGACCTTCACGGCCGAGCCGAGCGAGCCGGAGGCGGCCAGACCGCCGGTGCTCGCACCGGTCGCGGTCCCTCCGGTGTGGATCGTGTACGACTCCCCGCTGGTGATCTTCGACGACGAGAAGGTGATGTTCTGCACGGACTTGCCGGTCACGTAGGTGGCGACGACCGTACCGTCGCTGTCGGTGATCTGCACCGTGGTGCCGGCCGCGATCGCGCTGTCCAGCGTCGCCGAGATCCAGCCCTGCTCGGAGTCGGTGCTCGGGGTGACCACCATGCCGGCGCTGCCCGCGGCGAGCAGTGTGCCACCGCTGACCGTGAACGATCCGTTGACGTCGAGCGCCCCGTTGCCGTTGCCCTCCGGCCCGTTCACCACGACCGTGCCGCCGGTGATCGAGGCGACGCCGTTGGAGTCCAGCCCGTCGCCGTTCGAGTCGATGACCAGGGTGCCGCCGTTGATCGTCACCGAGAAGTCGCCGACCTCCTCACCACCACCGCCGGGACCGCCGCCACCACCGGGGAAGCCGCCGCCGCCCTGCTGACCGCCCTGGTCGGCGGTGTCGGTGCCGGTGGTGCCGCCGGCGCCGTTGATGCCGTCGTCGCTGGAGACCACGTGCACCGTGCCGTCGTTGAGGACGAAGACCGC of the Actinoplanes sichuanensis genome contains:
- a CDS encoding phosphodiester glycosidase family protein, yielding MTTNPAPPQPRRISRRGLLAGGLGLLAAAGGGSAWALDRYVLDHVEVSGASQLAAQNVVAAEADSTGTATASSYSSDTATIKIKNVATGTGTDKVTYYVADVQVTDATIVKSAFADDQFGENIIANPSEIAASVNAVLAINGDYYGFRDTGIVIRNGVKFRDSGARQGLALYADGSMKLYDETTTSADELIEAGVWNTLSFGPGLVQDGQVISGIDQIEVDTNFGNHSIQGQQPRTGIGIVDTNHLLFVVVDGRSKGYSRGVTMPEFAEIFTGLGAQVAYNLDGGGSSAMIFQDKLVNNPLGKGQERGTSDILYVAG
- a CDS encoding helix-turn-helix domain-containing protein, coding for MPDEVTDNDENGLSHNSGATVRRLQLGGHLRALRRAKGLTRDQAGYTIRASESKISRMELGRVSFKERDVTDLLKLYGVEDPAEHRRVLAMMREANAPSWWQAFGDVLDTWFQNYLDLEQAAELIRTYEIQFVPGLLQTDAYARAVIKLGHEDGGPEEITRRAQLRMARKQVLQRPDAPRLWAVLDEAVLRRPIGGPEVLREQIEYLLAICESPRVRLQVMPFAKGGHAAAGQAFSILRFPHEKLPDVVYIEHLTSGLYLERREEVDRYAAAIGRLFIEAELPSRTPEILREHLARL
- a CDS encoding bifunctional glycosyltransferase family 2/GtrA family protein, with translation MIVLIPAYQPDQRLVRLVERLGRHRILIVDDGSGAPYRQIFEEARLAGAEVITLTTNRGKGFALKTGFAHIAARRPGADVVCADSDGQHRVEDIEAVAERLSTSPAAMVLGVRRFTGPVPARSRYGNAATRILFRMITGLAVTDTQTGLRGYPSRMLGWLGRVPGDRFEYELKLLLRAARERLPVEEVGIATVYLDGNSSSHFRPIIDSARIYGPLFAFAGSSLLAFAVDAALLAVLVSWTGQLVTSAVVARLISATLNYTVNRTAVFGGAGRTPHRQAAPRYAALAVASLTANVALLEWLTAATGSLAVGKVVTEVALFLAGFAVQRLFVFGRRPADTGTPIAPEPQPAGTRG